The proteins below come from a single Pedobacter aquae genomic window:
- a CDS encoding response regulator: MKKVNIAIIDDNYHLSENLKHLLVINDYHVDVYRTLKRAEVGLKENKPDLIICDLNLPDGDGYDIINTIRANTVFNLTPVIVLTGVLNANVNELFLLGVSKIFFKPTQFSLLKSTIEKLLVKRKEYMFLVSLFR, encoded by the coding sequence ATGAAAAAAGTTAACATTGCTATTATTGATGACAATTATCATTTATCAGAAAATCTAAAGCACCTATTGGTCATCAATGATTATCATGTAGATGTGTATAGAACTTTAAAAAGGGCAGAAGTAGGCTTGAAGGAAAATAAACCCGATTTAATTATTTGCGACCTTAATTTACCAGATGGAGATGGCTATGACATCATTAATACCATCAGGGCAAACACTGTCTTTAACTTAACCCCTGTAATTGTACTCACTGGAGTTTTAAATGCTAATGTAAATGAGCTTTTCCTCTTAGGGGTTAGTAAAATATTTTTTAAGCCAACCCAATTTTCTTTGTTAAAAAGTACCATAGAAAAACTACTTGTTAAAAGAAAAGAATACATGTTTTTAGTAAGCCTTTTCAGGTAG
- a CDS encoding sensor histidine kinase: MPYGILIEDGKRCIHSANQELIKIFGMDAKPEDLVGLDCEVLAEQVKQAFKNQEYFVQTIKKCISEKFKSGPYEFELVNGKFVELNYIPYYVNDAFAGHSWCYSNVTIKKNHELQVKKQSDFFLHILDSLPADIAIFSPQHTYMFLNKSAVQDDEFRQWMIGKTDYDYCTLKNKPAHIADERRKNFQKALINREDVYWEDEFTKPDGDKKVILRIFHPYITKADNVEFVVGYGIDITEIKKKDLQILETELKSKFLIDNFKKVVFTADYEGKFVDINPAWEKITGFSVRSCMGNALTTYVKDTSFKQTLQDFLHDNEKTELNLNFQIKTQKQPKWVEAYFSKNFSIDKKVKSFWGTISDVDEQNKEKDKLLQLITKEKELNELKSKFVNMVSHEVRTPLAGILSSVELLEIINQNIDAGLKEKSTKHYSRIKDQIIKIGELMNDVLILGKIESGKIELDVEEVDFVANLSTFSSNNINIAENNIIKLFVKGTPRKVKMDWKLMEHVFTNLLSNAIKYTKDSQKSPELTINFHSKDVEVTVRDYGIGFPKDDIKLLFQPFKRASNVGNINGTGLGLILVKYFVELHKGEVSVISEENVGSSFTVKLPY; the protein is encoded by the coding sequence ATACCTTATGGAATATTAATAGAAGATGGTAAACGCTGCATACATTCTGCAAACCAAGAATTAATTAAAATTTTTGGCATGGATGCTAAGCCAGAAGATTTAGTAGGTTTAGATTGTGAAGTACTTGCTGAACAAGTTAAACAAGCTTTTAAAAACCAAGAATACTTTGTTCAAACAATAAAAAAATGTATATCAGAAAAATTTAAAAGCGGGCCTTACGAGTTTGAACTGGTAAATGGCAAATTTGTTGAACTTAATTATATTCCATACTATGTTAATGACGCATTTGCAGGCCACAGTTGGTGTTACAGCAATGTAACTATCAAAAAAAATCACGAATTACAAGTAAAAAAGCAAAGTGACTTCTTTTTACATATTCTAGATTCTTTACCCGCTGATATTGCCATTTTTAGCCCGCAGCACACCTATATGTTCTTAAACAAAAGTGCCGTACAAGATGATGAGTTTAGACAATGGATGATTGGTAAGACTGATTATGATTATTGTACTTTAAAAAATAAACCGGCACATATTGCAGATGAAAGACGTAAGAACTTCCAAAAAGCACTAATAAACAGAGAGGATGTTTATTGGGAGGATGAATTTACAAAACCTGATGGTGACAAAAAAGTTATTTTACGCATATTTCATCCATATATTACCAAAGCAGACAATGTAGAATTTGTTGTAGGTTACGGCATTGATATTACCGAGATTAAAAAGAAAGACTTACAAATTCTAGAAACAGAGCTAAAAAGTAAATTCTTGATAGATAATTTCAAGAAAGTAGTTTTTACTGCAGATTACGAAGGTAAATTTGTGGATATTAACCCCGCTTGGGAAAAAATTACAGGTTTTAGTGTTAGATCTTGTATGGGTAATGCGCTTACAACTTATGTAAAAGATACTTCCTTTAAACAAACCTTACAGGATTTCCTTCATGATAATGAAAAAACCGAGCTTAATTTAAACTTCCAAATAAAAACTCAGAAACAACCAAAATGGGTAGAAGCTTACTTCTCTAAAAATTTCAGTATAGATAAAAAAGTAAAGTCTTTCTGGGGCACTATAAGTGATGTTGATGAGCAAAATAAAGAGAAAGACAAATTACTACAGCTTATTACGAAAGAAAAAGAGCTAAATGAATTAAAGTCTAAATTTGTTAATATGGTATCGCATGAGGTAAGAACTCCGCTAGCGGGTATTTTATCAAGTGTTGAGCTCTTAGAAATCATCAATCAAAATATAGATGCTGGTTTAAAAGAAAAAAGCACCAAGCATTACTCAAGAATTAAAGACCAAATTATAAAAATTGGCGAACTGATGAATGATGTACTGATTTTAGGTAAAATAGAATCAGGAAAAATAGAGCTAGATGTTGAAGAAGTTGACTTTGTTGCCAATTTATCAACCTTCTCTAGTAATAATATCAATATTGCAGAAAACAACATCATCAAGTTATTTGTGAAAGGTACACCAAGAAAAGTAAAAATGGATTGGAAACTTATGGAACATGTTTTCACTAATTTACTAAGTAATGCTATCAAATACACAAAAGACTCGCAAAAATCTCCAGAACTTACTATAAACTTTCATAGTAAAGATGTAGAAGTTACTGTTAGAGATTATGGAATTGGTTTTCCAAAAGATGATATAAAACTCCTTTTTCAACCATTTAAAAGAGCTTCAAACGTAGGAAATATTAATGGAACTGGGCTAGGATTAATACTAGTAAAATATTTTGTTGAACTGCATAAAGGAGAAGTAAGCGTTATTTCTGAAGAAAACGTAGGCTCCTCCTTCACTGTAAAATTACCCTATTAA
- a CDS encoding response regulator, with protein sequence MQNQNINEELLKKNRVPKTILIAEDDSINVLLLKKILVPLNFNVVIAENGLEAVEKFKEAQYDLILMDVYMPEMDGLEAIRQIKALNLSTPPIVIVSAANLDERVISQDLGVKYFLSKPIGLMEFKELLNRLL encoded by the coding sequence ATGCAGAATCAAAATATTAATGAAGAGCTTTTAAAAAAGAACAGAGTACCTAAAACAATTTTAATAGCTGAAGACGACTCAATAAACGTTTTATTATTGAAAAAAATTTTAGTGCCCCTAAATTTCAATGTAGTGATAGCCGAAAACGGGTTAGAAGCTGTTGAGAAATTTAAAGAAGCTCAATACGATCTTATTTTGATGGATGTTTACATGCCGGAAATGGATGGTTTAGAGGCTATTAGACAAATTAAAGCGCTTAATTTAAGTACGCCGCCTATAGTTATTGTATCTGCTGCAAACTTAGATGAACGCGTAATTAGTCAAGACTTAGGTGTTAAATATTTTCTATCAAAACCTATTGGATTAATGGAGTTTAAAGAACTTTTAAACAGATTGTTATGA
- a CDS encoding response regulator transcription factor: MSKILLIEDEFRLRENLIEILELYDYEVHAAVDGLDGFAKALEVEPDIILCDVMMPNLNGLDFVSKIKQTNLAHIPIILLTAKVDPEDVKEGLSRGANCYIKKPFLTDDLLKNIKELTSKI, from the coding sequence ATGTCAAAAATTTTGCTTATCGAGGATGAATTTCGATTAAGAGAGAATCTTATTGAAATACTCGAGCTTTACGATTATGAAGTACACGCTGCAGTAGATGGCTTAGATGGTTTTGCCAAAGCTCTTGAGGTAGAACCAGACATTATTCTCTGTGATGTAATGATGCCTAATTTAAACGGATTAGATTTTGTTTCTAAAATTAAGCAAACGAATTTAGCTCATATCCCTATTATTTTGTTAACCGCAAAAGTAGACCCAGAAGATGTGAAAGAGGGACTAAGCAGAGGAGCTAATTGTTATATTAAAAAACCTTTTCTTACAGATGATTTGCTAAAAAATATTAAAGAACTTACATCCAAAATCTAA
- a CDS encoding sensor histidine kinase, with protein sequence MTHKSNLNQSKEMLPLQFLLQSSNVFLYSGFNNESAIDKVLALLGDYLDVKGLYIYKNIYDADELKNFAYTYKWVAHNKQHNYDLAFKDADWSSLINLESALKTGLPFLRNQKPDYKIAEKELVTLFGDHSVMLLPILTQENFWGFIVADFSTDLEHISDADIIALQTFCMNFGSFVGQQSILKDCKEQQVKLKQLTLFYENIINHIPAYISVIDKNQKYLYLSDNCVSNDETKNWLLGKTDYDYCKHREKPIQLAQDREKLFRKVLKDKQPASIKEKFLTKDGVKYQLRMLTPVYDEQQRLLYVIGFGADVSELKEKEEIIAKQYLAIDNSSVGIALLDENGNYSFMNQYHAEVFGYTPEELMGQSWQIIYEQDEIDKISSEYFPILMKEGKWSGETLGIRKDKTKILQEISLAAFEDGGLVCITRDVTHVKEELIKVQNLNNQFELALEAAKLGMWTLDVNSGSIIHNDNFLKMLGFSREDLTDVNLNLMLSLVHPDDRDNVRANIFSHVENYKRNPNDLFRVEVRILNKEGKYIWLLAIGKVFQNNAAGTAPEMTGFIMDITATKEAEIELTKALTKERELNELKSRFVTLASHEFRTPLATIRLAVELCQAVLNKENASEKLSSYPKINNKLDSIILDVDRITDLMSDILTMGKIEAKKVPFNPVTLSISEFLENYIHHDAHRILNGRTLIKQFSNKKDKVNIDTKLFVQVLENTLSNAKKYSPDDAPIEVKLYDSQDHVVIEVKDYGMGIAEDEMPHLFESFFRSKNVENIAGTGLGMPIMKLFVETNKGEIKVESKLHEGTAVKIYLPVS encoded by the coding sequence ATGACACATAAAAGTAATTTAAACCAATCTAAAGAGATGCTTCCATTACAATTTCTATTACAGTCATCGAACGTTTTTTTATATTCTGGCTTTAATAACGAAAGTGCTATAGATAAAGTTTTAGCCTTACTAGGTGATTATTTAGACGTAAAGGGTTTATATATTTATAAAAACATTTATGATGCTGATGAACTTAAGAATTTTGCATACACCTATAAATGGGTAGCGCATAATAAACAGCATAATTATGATTTAGCTTTTAAAGATGCGGATTGGAGCTCTTTAATTAACCTAGAAAGCGCTTTAAAAACTGGCTTACCTTTTCTAAGAAATCAAAAACCTGATTATAAAATTGCAGAAAAAGAATTGGTGACTTTATTTGGAGATCATAGCGTTATGCTATTGCCAATTCTTACACAGGAAAATTTTTGGGGTTTTATAGTAGCAGATTTTTCTACTGATTTAGAGCATATAAGTGATGCTGATATCATTGCCTTACAAACTTTTTGTATGAATTTTGGCTCTTTTGTAGGCCAGCAGAGTATTTTAAAAGATTGTAAAGAACAACAAGTTAAGTTAAAACAACTCACTCTATTCTACGAAAACATCATCAACCATATACCAGCTTATATTTCTGTAATAGACAAAAATCAGAAGTATTTGTATTTAAGTGATAATTGTGTTTCTAACGATGAAACTAAAAATTGGTTGCTAGGTAAAACAGATTATGATTATTGTAAGCATCGAGAAAAACCTATCCAGTTAGCACAAGACCGCGAGAAGCTTTTCCGTAAAGTTCTTAAGGATAAGCAACCAGCATCCATCAAAGAGAAATTTCTAACAAAAGACGGAGTTAAATATCAGTTAAGAATGTTGACTCCTGTTTACGATGAGCAACAAAGATTACTGTATGTAATTGGTTTTGGTGCAGATGTATCAGAGTTAAAAGAAAAAGAAGAAATAATTGCAAAACAGTATTTAGCCATTGATAATTCCTCTGTAGGGATTGCTTTGCTAGATGAAAATGGCAACTACTCTTTCATGAATCAATACCATGCAGAAGTATTTGGTTATACACCAGAAGAGTTGATGGGCCAAAGTTGGCAAATTATTTATGAGCAAGACGAGATAGATAAGATAAGCTCAGAATACTTTCCTATTTTAATGAAAGAAGGTAAATGGAGTGGCGAGACCCTTGGCATTAGAAAAGATAAAACTAAGATTCTCCAAGAGATTTCTTTAGCAGCTTTTGAAGACGGCGGTTTAGTTTGTATTACGAGGGATGTTACACATGTAAAAGAAGAGCTTATAAAAGTACAAAACTTAAATAACCAATTTGAGTTAGCGCTAGAAGCGGCAAAATTAGGTATGTGGACATTAGATGTAAACTCTGGTTCTATTATACATAACGACAACTTCTTGAAAATGCTTGGCTTTTCTAGAGAAGACCTTACTGATGTTAACTTAAACCTGATGCTTAGCTTGGTTCACCCAGATGATCGTGATAATGTTAGAGCAAATATTTTTAGCCATGTGGAGAATTATAAAAGAAATCCAAATGATTTATTTAGGGTTGAAGTTCGTATTCTTAATAAGGAAGGTAAATACATTTGGTTGTTAGCTATAGGCAAAGTTTTCCAAAATAATGCTGCTGGTACAGCACCAGAAATGACTGGTTTTATTATGGATATTACAGCAACTAAAGAAGCTGAAATTGAACTAACCAAAGCACTCACTAAAGAAAGAGAGCTTAACGAGTTAAAATCTAGGTTTGTTACTTTGGCATCGCATGAATTTAGAACACCTTTAGCTACTATAAGATTAGCGGTAGAATTATGCCAGGCTGTGCTCAATAAAGAAAATGCTTCAGAAAAATTAAGTAGTTACCCAAAAATAAATAACAAATTAGATAGTATTATTTTAGATGTAGATAGAATCACAGATTTGATGTCTGATATCTTAACTATGGGTAAGATTGAAGCCAAAAAAGTTCCTTTCAACCCGGTAACATTATCCATAAGTGAATTTCTAGAAAACTATATCCATCATGATGCTCATAGAATTTTAAATGGAAGAACTTTAATTAAACAATTCAGTAATAAAAAGGATAAAGTAAATATAGATACTAAATTATTTGTTCAGGTATTAGAAAATACCCTTAGCAATGCTAAAAAGTATTCTCCAGATGATGCTCCAATAGAAGTTAAACTTTATGATAGCCAAGATCATGTGGTGATTGAAGTTAAGGATTATGGAATGGGAATAGCAGAGGATGAAATGCCGCATTTATTTGAATCTTTTTTCCGTTCTAAAAATGTAGAAAATATAGCAGGTACAGGTTTAGGAATGCCTATTATGAAGCTATTTGTTGAAACCAATAAAGGAGAAATAAAAGTAGAAAGTAAGCTTCATGAAGGTACAGCAGTTAAAATTTATTTACCAGTAAGCTAA
- a CDS encoding diacylglycerol/lipid kinase family protein codes for MRSRILFIVNPISGGQVKTFMPSLIDQYLDDSLYDAEIIFTEYAGHATKIAEEAVAANIDIVACVGGDGTINEVASALESSGKTMAIVPCGSGNGLARTLQIPLDNRKAIQRLNTAKTCKIDSGTFNERKFFNMAGIGFDAHISALFAEDKNRGFKGYIQSTFKEIAQYQAQEYEINVDGKIYTEKAFMISIANSSQYGNNAHISPFASLNDGLLDVCIIKPFPVYKFPLLAYRMFTKLAHQSNYVDIYKGRNIKITRATEGPVHIDGEPLFFPKEITIGVKPLSLTLLV; via the coding sequence TTGAGAAGCAGGATTCTTTTTATTGTAAATCCTATTTCAGGAGGGCAGGTTAAAACCTTTATGCCATCACTGATAGATCAATATCTGGATGATAGTTTATATGATGCCGAGATTATTTTTACGGAGTATGCCGGGCATGCAACTAAAATTGCAGAAGAAGCAGTTGCAGCAAACATAGATATTGTAGCATGTGTTGGTGGCGATGGTACTATTAATGAAGTAGCGTCGGCTTTAGAATCGTCTGGTAAAACCATGGCTATTGTCCCTTGTGGCTCTGGCAATGGTTTGGCTCGTACCTTACAAATTCCGCTTGATAATCGTAAGGCAATACAAAGACTTAATACGGCTAAAACTTGTAAAATAGACTCTGGAACTTTTAACGAACGAAAATTCTTCAATATGGCAGGTATTGGTTTTGATGCTCATATAAGTGCATTATTTGCTGAAGATAAAAACAGAGGTTTTAAAGGATATATACAATCTACATTTAAAGAAATAGCGCAATACCAAGCACAAGAGTATGAAATTAATGTTGATGGAAAGATTTATACAGAAAAAGCCTTTATGATTAGTATAGCCAATTCATCACAATACGGTAATAACGCACACATATCTCCATTTGCATCTTTAAATGATGGTTTATTAGATGTTTGCATTATAAAACCATTTCCAGTATACAAGTTTCCTTTATTAGCCTACCGTATGTTTACTAAATTGGCTCATCAATCTAATTATGTTGATATTTATAAAGGTAGAAATATTAAAATCACTAGAGCTACGGAAGGCCCCGTTCATATAGATGGAGAACCTTTATTTTTTCCAAAAGAGATAACAATAGGTGTTAAACCTTTATCGTTAACTTTATTAGTTTAA
- a CDS encoding translation initiation factor translates to MNHKKSKKFNSFDGIVFSTNPDHVYEAPDEDKEEKLENKHQDLRVQLDKKQRGGKAVTLITGFVGDFDDLTALGKMLKTKCGVGGTVKDGEILVQGDFRQKIIDILLKEGYKVKKIGG, encoded by the coding sequence ATGAACCATAAAAAGTCAAAAAAATTTAACAGCTTCGATGGGATAGTCTTCTCAACCAATCCAGATCATGTATATGAAGCTCCTGATGAAGATAAAGAAGAAAAGCTTGAAAATAAACATCAGGATTTAAGAGTGCAATTAGATAAGAAACAAAGAGGCGGTAAAGCCGTAACTTTAATTACAGGTTTTGTAGGTGATTTTGATGATTTAACAGCGCTTGGTAAAATGCTAAAAACCAAATGTGGCGTTGGCGGAACAGTAAAAGATGGAGAGATTTTAGTACAAGGAGACTTCAGACAAAAAATAATTGATATTCTTTTAAAAGAAGGCTATAAAGTGAAAAAAATTGGCGGATAG
- a CDS encoding MotA/TolQ/ExbB proton channel family protein — protein MANAPKPSTAKKEKSGGSSIFAGLAIVICIVIAWGLYLFVMGNPANFEGGDPANHPLPGNYFGMVYKGGVVVPFLMGMFLMVIVFSIERFFVISKAAGNGNVDAFVKKVQQFLASNNVESAISECDKQKGSVAAVIKSGLLKYKEVEMDSSMDTEQKCLAIQKDIEEATSLEMPMLEQNLTVIATLVSIGTLAGLLGTVVGMIKAFGALATSGAPDQAALANGISEALINTATGIGTSTLAIISYNFFTSKIDSLTYSIDEAGFSIVQTYAATHK, from the coding sequence ATGGCAAACGCACCAAAACCAAGTACAGCTAAGAAAGAGAAATCAGGCGGTTCAAGTATTTTCGCAGGATTAGCTATCGTTATTTGTATAGTTATTGCATGGGGACTTTATTTATTTGTGATGGGAAATCCAGCAAACTTTGAAGGAGGAGACCCGGCTAATCACCCACTTCCAGGAAATTATTTCGGTATGGTTTACAAAGGTGGGGTAGTTGTACCTTTCCTAATGGGTATGTTTTTAATGGTAATCGTGTTTTCTATTGAGCGTTTCTTTGTAATTAGCAAAGCAGCAGGAAATGGAAACGTAGATGCTTTTGTTAAAAAAGTACAACAATTTCTTGCTTCTAATAATGTAGAAAGTGCAATTTCTGAGTGCGACAAACAAAAAGGATCTGTTGCAGCGGTAATTAAATCAGGACTTTTAAAATACAAAGAAGTAGAAATGGATTCTTCTATGGATACAGAACAAAAATGTTTAGCAATCCAAAAAGATATTGAAGAAGCTACTTCATTAGAAATGCCAATGTTAGAGCAAAACTTAACTGTAATTGCAACATTAGTATCAATTGGTACACTTGCTGGTCTATTAGGAACAGTTGTGGGTATGATTAAAGCTTTCGGTGCGTTGGCAACTTCTGGTGCTCCGGATCAAGCGGCTTTAGCAAACGGTATATCTGAGGCGTTAATTAATACAGCTACTGGTATTGGTACTTCTACTTTAGCTATTATTTCTTACAACTTCTTTACTTCTAAAATTGATAGCTTAACTTACTCAATTGACGAAGCAGGTTTCTCAATTGTACAAACTTACGCTGCAACTCATAAATAA
- a CDS encoding ExbD/TolR family protein: MPKVKIKRKSTAIDMTAMCDVAFLLLTFFILTATARQPEPLPVDTPSSTVTIKLPDSDISMLTVGQGKVFFGVVGQDVRMRALERMAEEYKVTFTEEEKKRFALVESFGVPMANLKEYIALNGAERNNLNQPGIPTDSTNNELHQWILQARYATKELHGQELRFTIKGDSNEEYPTIRKVVDILQKQNINKFSLVTSLEGLN; this comes from the coding sequence ATGCCAAAAGTAAAAATTAAAAGAAAGAGTACCGCGATAGATATGACCGCCATGTGTGATGTGGCGTTCCTATTGCTTACTTTCTTTATATTGACGGCAACAGCCAGACAGCCGGAACCACTTCCGGTAGACACCCCTTCTTCTACGGTAACTATTAAGTTACCAGATAGCGATATCTCTATGCTTACAGTAGGACAAGGAAAAGTGTTTTTTGGAGTTGTTGGCCAAGATGTAAGGATGAGAGCTCTAGAGAGAATGGCTGAAGAGTATAAAGTTACTTTCACCGAAGAAGAGAAAAAGCGTTTTGCGCTTGTTGAATCTTTTGGTGTACCTATGGCTAATTTAAAGGAATATATTGCTTTAAATGGCGCCGAGCGTAATAACTTAAACCAGCCAGGAATCCCTACAGACTCTACAAATAACGAGTTACACCAGTGGATTTTACAGGCCAGATATGCTACAAAAGAGCTTCATGGTCAAGAATTAAGATTCACTATCAAAGGAGATTCTAATGAAGAATATCCTACGATAAGAAAAGTAGTAGACATACTACAAAAGCAAAACATTAACAAATTTAGTTTAGTAACTTCTTTAGAAGGCCTTAACTAA
- a CDS encoding ExbD/TolR family protein produces the protein MAELDTSGGGGGKGKKVRSKKMSTRVDLTAMVDLAFLLITFFMLTTTLAKPQAMDMFMPDKDDEQKDELPVKASRTMTVLLGSDDKIVWYMGVMGSTAPTVDNFGKSGIRQAFIDNNKKVLAQTGDPKKGLMVILKPTDKSNYKNFVDLLDEIKIAGVPSYGIVNKIEPEELNLMKEQGAFKD, from the coding sequence ATGGCAGAATTAGATACCTCCGGCGGGGGTGGCGGTAAAGGTAAAAAGGTAAGAAGTAAAAAAATGTCAACCAGAGTAGATTTAACTGCGATGGTGGATTTAGCTTTCTTATTAATTACCTTCTTCATGTTAACCACTACCCTTGCTAAACCACAGGCAATGGATATGTTCATGCCAGATAAGGACGATGAACAGAAAGATGAATTACCTGTAAAAGCTTCTAGAACCATGACAGTTCTTTTAGGATCAGACGATAAAATTGTTTGGTACATGGGCGTTATGGGTTCTACCGCACCAACAGTGGATAACTTTGGAAAAAGCGGAATTCGTCAAGCTTTTATCGATAACAACAAAAAGGTTTTAGCCCAAACTGGAGATCCTAAAAAAGGATTAATGGTAATTTTAAAACCTACGGATAAGTCTAATTATAAGAACTTCGTTGATCTTTTAGATGAAATCAAAATCGCTGGTGTTCCTTCTTATGGTATTGTAAATAAGATAGAGCCAGAGGAATTGAATTTGATGAAAGAGCAGGGAGCTTTTAAAGACTAA
- a CDS encoding energy transducer TonB: MSKLDILNQNWIDIVFEGRNKEYGAYQLRKDNAKNTNKAVIIGGLFFILAISSPIIIKLLSSNGDEEDKVFQQTEVVLATPPPIDKKAPPPPPPVEPPPPKVDQVRFPPPVVKPDDQVVEEEPPTIKDLEKADPGQKTLKGNPDADIQIENPTFGDGPVNQKVTEDSNEIFTNVEQLPRFPGGDAAFGNFLRKNLMYPAVARENNIQGRVIVNFVVEKDGSLTDIKVLRGLEGGLNEEAIRVLKRTPKWEPGIQNGRPVRVSFTIPILFQLSE; the protein is encoded by the coding sequence ATGTCTAAATTGGACATCCTAAATCAGAATTGGATAGACATAGTTTTTGAAGGTAGAAACAAAGAATACGGAGCTTATCAGCTTCGTAAAGACAATGCTAAAAATACCAACAAAGCTGTGATCATAGGAGGATTGTTTTTTATCCTTGCTATTTCTTCTCCAATCATCATAAAGTTGTTAAGCAGCAATGGTGACGAAGAAGATAAAGTATTCCAACAAACAGAGGTAGTACTTGCTACACCTCCGCCAATTGACAAAAAGGCACCACCTCCGCCACCTCCGGTAGAGCCACCTCCACCCAAAGTGGATCAGGTAAGGTTCCCGCCTCCAGTTGTAAAACCGGATGATCAGGTAGTAGAGGAAGAGCCACCAACCATTAAAGATTTGGAAAAAGCAGATCCAGGACAAAAAACTTTAAAAGGTAACCCTGATGCTGATATTCAAATTGAAAACCCAACTTTTGGTGACGGACCAGTTAACCAAAAAGTAACGGAGGATAGCAATGAAATCTTCACTAACGTGGAGCAACTTCCTAGATTCCCAGGTGGCGATGCAGCATTCGGTAATTTCTTAAGAAAGAACTTAATGTATCCTGCGGTTGCTCGTGAGAATAATATACAAGGAAGAGTAATTGTAAACTTCGTTGTGGAGAAAGATGGTTCTCTAACCGATATTAAAGTATTAAGAGGTTTAGAGGGTGGTTTAAATGAAGAAGCCATCAGAGTATTAAAGAGGACTCCTAAATGGGAGCCAGGAATTCAAAACGGACGTCCAGTACGTGTATCGTTTACCATTCCAATCTTGTTCCAATTAAGTGAATAA
- a CDS encoding PstS family phosphate ABC transporter substrate-binding protein — protein MNSLSKALALLLLFFSIGCQQRTPESQGEENYTFGTAQILADESLYTIIDDEHQIFSNQYKRAQIKMVYKPLKEVLDLFVNDSIAIAVLPRELKANEAQYFEDKKIKIRATKFATDGIAIITGKSNIDSLITLDELKAILSGKSNNNIDLVFDNPKSSTVEYLMELAAISKLPENNVYALKSSKEVIRYVKNNPNAIGVLSVSWLKRPTPDLVEDIEKIKFMAVKDKKGKYQLPTQSNLKTGSYPLIRDLYLIDCQGKAGLGTGFAAFLASDIGQRIILKAGIAPDSLPSRQINVYN, from the coding sequence ATGAATAGTTTATCTAAAGCTTTAGCGCTTCTTTTATTATTTTTTTCTATCGGCTGCCAGCAAAGAACGCCAGAATCTCAAGGCGAAGAAAATTATACTTTTGGTACAGCACAGATATTAGCTGATGAATCTCTTTATACCATTATAGATGATGAGCATCAAATATTCTCTAACCAGTATAAGAGAGCTCAAATTAAAATGGTTTATAAACCTTTAAAAGAGGTTTTAGATTTATTTGTGAATGATAGTATCGCCATTGCTGTTCTTCCAAGAGAACTTAAAGCAAATGAGGCTCAATACTTTGAGGATAAAAAAATCAAGATTAGAGCAACTAAATTTGCTACTGATGGCATTGCAATTATTACAGGTAAAAGCAATATAGATAGCTTAATTACCTTAGATGAGCTTAAAGCTATTTTGTCAGGAAAGTCTAATAATAATATTGATTTAGTATTTGATAACCCCAAGTCTAGTACAGTAGAATACCTCATGGAACTTGCCGCAATAAGCAAATTGCCAGAAAATAACGTATACGCACTAAAATCTAGTAAAGAAGTTATTCGGTACGTTAAAAATAATCCTAATGCTATAGGCGTTTTAAGTGTAAGTTGGTTAAAAAGACCAACACCAGATTTGGTAGAGGATATAGAAAAAATTAAATTTATGGCGGTTAAGGATAAAAAGGGCAAATATCAATTACCAACACAAAGTAATCTAAAAACTGGTTCTTATCCTTTGATAAGAGATTTGTATTTAATAGATTGCCAAGGTAAAGCTGGTTTAGGTACAGGTTTTGCAGCCTTCTTAGCTAGCGATATAGGCCAAAGAATTATTTTAAAAGCGGGTATAGCACCAGATTCTTTACCGTCTAGGCAAATAAATGTATATAATTAG